One stretch of Acidobacteriota bacterium DNA includes these proteins:
- a CDS encoding tetratricopeptide repeat protein has translation MTAKDTEADGSLIDELAVQGYWPANAARHLAEGRYSNAVEICSRHLQDNPRLTSGRLIYATALYLAGQVESATEQFYHVLSQDPDNIMALKYLGDINYAGGDVPAAMAKYQRVIEIDPRCRGLKCALKHREKERTRTIALRRGEETAATGAGGATREVLFFTETMGDLYLAQGYPRLAVKVFRRLNEDCDNPRLHEKLREAEKKAGEREH, from the coding sequence ATGACTGCAAAAGACACCGAAGCGGACGGATCGTTGATCGACGAACTTGCGGTACAGGGCTACTGGCCGGCAAACGCCGCCAGACATCTTGCCGAGGGCAGGTACTCGAACGCCGTCGAGATTTGCAGTAGACACCTTCAGGACAATCCCCGGCTTACCTCGGGCCGGCTGATATACGCGACAGCGCTTTACCTTGCGGGACAGGTTGAATCCGCTACCGAGCAGTTCTACCATGTGTTGTCGCAAGATCCCGATAACATCATGGCCCTGAAGTACCTGGGTGACATCAACTATGCCGGGGGCGACGTGCCCGCGGCCATGGCCAAGTACCAGCGTGTCATCGAGATTGACCCCCGTTGCCGCGGCCTGAAATGTGCACTGAAACATCGCGAGAAGGAGCGAACCCGTACCATCGCACTGCGGCGCGGCGAGGAGACGGCCGCGACCGGCGCCGGAGGGGCCACCCGTGAAGTGCTCTTTTTTACCGAGACCATGGGCGATCTCTACCTGGCTCAAGGCTACCCCCGCCTGGCCGTCAAAGTATTTCGCAGACTCAATGAGGACTGCGATAATCCCCGCTTGCACGAGAAACTCCGCGAGGCCGAGAAAAAGGCCGGAGAAAGGGAACACTGA